The Kozakia baliensis genome includes a region encoding these proteins:
- a CDS encoding aldo/keto reductase produces the protein MRTVKLKNGRTVPALGMGTWNIGDSGARRADEIASLQAGIEAGMTVVDTAEMYGNGRSETLVGEAIADLRDDVYLVSKVTPSNASYEGVQKHCRASLKRLGTDRLDLYLLHWRSGVPLSETVRGMEQLQVDGLIEDWGVSNFDVDDMDELDGISDGCVANQVLYNLEHRGVEFDLLGEDREREVVTMAYSPLGQGGELLTNPAMREVAKRHETSAGPASAAQIALAWVLRQENILAIPKAGSIKHLRENALATEIELSQDDLKTLDAAFPPPKRKMSLAMI, from the coding sequence ATGCGCACCGTCAAACTGAAAAACGGTAGAACAGTCCCGGCTTTAGGCATGGGCACTTGGAATATCGGCGATTCCGGCGCGCGACGCGCGGATGAAATCGCCAGCCTCCAAGCGGGCATCGAAGCCGGAATGACGGTCGTCGATACAGCGGAAATGTATGGCAATGGGCGTTCCGAAACCCTCGTGGGCGAAGCCATCGCCGATCTACGGGATGACGTCTATCTTGTCAGCAAAGTCACGCCCTCCAACGCTTCTTACGAAGGCGTGCAGAAACATTGTCGGGCCTCGCTGAAACGTCTCGGCACGGATCGGCTCGATCTTTATCTTTTGCATTGGCGTAGCGGCGTGCCGCTGTCGGAAACCGTGCGTGGCATGGAGCAGCTTCAGGTCGATGGGCTGATCGAAGATTGGGGCGTCTCGAATTTCGACGTGGACGACATGGATGAGCTCGACGGCATCAGCGATGGCTGCGTAGCCAATCAAGTGCTCTATAATCTGGAGCATCGCGGCGTGGAGTTCGATCTCCTCGGCGAGGACCGCGAGCGCGAGGTGGTGACGATGGCCTACTCTCCGCTCGGCCAGGGCGGCGAACTTCTGACCAATCCTGCCATGCGTGAAGTGGCCAAACGGCACGAAACCTCCGCAGGTCCGGCCAGCGCGGCGCAGATCGCCCTAGCGTGGGTTCTGCGGCAGGAAAACATATTGGCCATTCCCAAGGCTGGCTCCATCAAGCACCTGCGCGAGAACGCCCTGGCGACGGAGATCGAGCTTTCGCAGGACGACCTCAAAACGCTGGACGCGGCCTTCCCGCCGCCGAAGCGCAAGATGTCGCTCGCGATGATCTAA